In one Mucilaginibacter sp. PAMB04168 genomic region, the following are encoded:
- a CDS encoding ZIP family metal transporter — protein MYWYLVLLFLAAFLGGMAVFLFKGGNHKQLKLVLSFSGAYLFGITVLHLIPDAYHGNDHLVGVFILAGFIFQIVLEQFSEGIEHGHMHVHEHEKAAFPLGVMVSLCLHGFLEGMPLAGGYQNQLVFGIALHHIPAAFALATVLLANHQSKNRTIFFIALFAIMAPAGYFFSNALSSGGIGNLQQYFNRIMGVVIGIFLHISTTILFEAGPDHKFNRRKLIAVLLGVAIALAGFVSEI, from the coding sequence ATGTACTGGTATTTAGTTCTGCTTTTCTTGGCGGCCTTTTTAGGCGGCATGGCCGTCTTTCTGTTTAAAGGCGGTAATCACAAACAGCTAAAGCTGGTATTGTCTTTTAGTGGTGCCTACTTGTTTGGCATAACGGTACTGCACTTAATTCCGGATGCTTATCATGGCAACGACCACCTGGTTGGCGTATTTATTTTAGCCGGCTTTATTTTTCAGATCGTGCTGGAGCAATTTTCAGAAGGCATTGAGCACGGCCACATGCATGTACACGAACATGAAAAAGCAGCATTTCCGTTGGGTGTTATGGTAAGTTTATGCCTCCACGGCTTTTTAGAAGGTATGCCCCTGGCTGGCGGTTACCAAAACCAGTTGGTTTTTGGTATTGCGTTGCATCATATTCCTGCAGCATTTGCACTGGCTACGGTGCTACTGGCCAACCACCAAAGCAAAAACAGGACTATTTTTTTTATAGCCCTGTTTGCAATTATGGCACCTGCCGGCTACTTTTTCAGCAATGCCTTAAGCAGCGGCGGAATTGGAAACCTACAGCAATATTTTAACCGCATTATGGGTGTGGTTATTGGTATATTTTTGCATATATCAACTACCATTTTATTTGAAGCAGGCCCCGATCACAAGTTTAACCGGCGTAAGTTAATTGCTGTTTTATTAGGTGTTGCGATTGCCTTAGCCGGATTTGTTAGCGAGATATAG
- a CDS encoding T9SS type A sorting domain-containing protein: MRSKYFYHALGVLCSATIIFFFNVRCLAQSEQRIPVISVNASEDTGQDYSSLLNDDLNNLIPDAWQNNFKYVDVTLRLQKRSTISRLSLYDYKGVFDDNPADIYILNGKTKTLIGKFTGPSYMVMQDMNLPQPMEADAIIIHKYCNSMPQKVFVYGYLTEEAKPEPVEQTPAPVETPADPVKTPPVVLPEPTPAPVEAPADTVKKPPVVLPDPTPAPVEVPIDTVKTPPVVLPAEPAKPAPVVTTPDPVITPAPDPAPKPDPAPADPAAIVKIPIEAKRWYQINSSNDGIADLFDGVVDVPISNTWGKIFNNYDAWYPVADGEKITLSKIKFYDASGTLGDKPFTVSVITSSGKRIQIATFNGDRYNTWVGPYPERNLNGDGQFELDNPITDVKFIVFNCWYMFPTEVEFYGTYQAAHAVTAAPKKDVPFNHYFGVNAFEWDFEDPNKPYEIDESRLKAMKTFTQVRHYLDWQRIEPQQGRFTFNPSHSGGWNYDVLYQRAKAEGIEILADLKTLPDWLLDSYPGDMRDAENVPVKYGQDFTKPTSYIEQARAGFQFAARYGSSTGVDASQLSVNTTQRWYGDGVNTVKQGMDLIKYIECDNERDKWWKGRKAYQTAFEYAANLSAFYDGHKNTMGPGVGVKNADPNMKVVMAGLASPNTDYLRAMVDWCKQNRGYNADGSVNLCWDVINYHLYSNDAKSSQGGNATRGMAPETGETAQVAQGFIAAAHQYAADMPVWVTELGYDVNQGSYLKAIPIGDKTALQTQADWILRSALLYARVGADRIFFYQAYDDNPNSSIQFGSSGLLNRDKSRKPAGDFIYQAQQLLGNYTFKQTVHSNPIVDRYENNGQSAYMLVIPDEKGRSADYTLDLGNADSASIYTPKVGSDQMELKKVQISNGQLALTVTETPQFVIPSSPKAFETGEMLKLATKVANKTDSVQNGIISNTLKVYPNPAINYVDVTFNNKLSGKVDIKVYDARTGRAYRTYSFNKQADEFSQRIDLTGTPYGVCLVEIRQDQAIVTRRVIKLN, translated from the coding sequence ATGCGCAGTAAGTATTTTTACCACGCCTTAGGTGTGCTATGTTCGGCAACGATCATATTTTTCTTCAATGTACGGTGTTTAGCTCAATCAGAACAGAGAATACCTGTCATCTCCGTTAATGCCAGCGAAGATACAGGTCAGGATTACTCATCGCTATTAAATGATGATCTAAACAACCTGATACCTGATGCCTGGCAAAATAATTTTAAGTATGTTGATGTAACGCTGCGATTACAAAAACGCAGTACCATTTCACGTCTGTCATTATACGATTACAAAGGCGTATTCGATGATAATCCTGCGGATATTTATATTTTAAATGGAAAAACTAAAACCCTCATAGGAAAGTTTACCGGTCCAAGCTACATGGTAATGCAGGATATGAATCTGCCACAGCCAATGGAAGCTGATGCCATTATAATACATAAGTATTGTAACAGCATGCCGCAAAAGGTGTTCGTGTACGGATATTTGACAGAAGAGGCTAAACCCGAACCTGTAGAGCAAACTCCGGCACCTGTTGAAACACCTGCTGATCCGGTAAAAACGCCGCCGGTAGTATTGCCTGAACCAACTCCAGCACCTGTTGAAGCACCAGCCGATACAGTAAAAAAGCCACCAGTAGTGCTGCCCGATCCAACTCCTGCGCCTGTAGAAGTACCAATCGATACGGTAAAAACGCCGCCTGTGGTATTGCCAGCGGAACCTGCGAAACCGGCGCCGGTTGTTACTACGCCCGACCCTGTAATCACTCCCGCTCCTGACCCTGCGCCAAAGCCTGATCCCGCGCCTGCAGATCCGGCAGCTATTGTAAAAATTCCTATTGAAGCTAAAAGATGGTACCAGATCAACAGCAGCAATGATGGTATAGCCGATTTGTTTGACGGTGTGGTTGATGTACCTATTAGTAATACCTGGGGAAAGATATTTAACAACTATGACGCCTGGTACCCGGTTGCTGATGGTGAGAAGATCACGTTATCAAAAATTAAGTTTTATGATGCTTCAGGTACATTAGGTGATAAGCCATTTACCGTATCGGTAATTACCAGTAGCGGCAAAAGAATACAAATTGCAACGTTTAACGGCGACAGGTATAACACCTGGGTTGGGCCTTACCCCGAAAGAAACTTAAACGGCGATGGCCAGTTTGAATTGGATAACCCAATTACCGACGTTAAATTTATTGTGTTTAACTGCTGGTACATGTTCCCGACCGAGGTAGAGTTTTATGGCACCTATCAGGCGGCGCATGCAGTTACGGCAGCACCAAAAAAAGACGTACCTTTTAATCATTACTTTGGTGTAAATGCCTTTGAGTGGGATTTTGAAGATCCGAACAAGCCGTACGAGATAGATGAATCGCGTTTAAAAGCCATGAAAACCTTTACCCAGGTAAGGCATTATCTGGATTGGCAACGTATTGAACCGCAACAAGGTCGTTTCACTTTCAATCCTTCGCATAGCGGTGGCTGGAATTATGATGTCCTGTACCAACGTGCCAAGGCCGAAGGAATTGAAATACTTGCTGACTTAAAAACGTTACCTGATTGGCTGCTCGATAGCTATCCAGGCGATATGCGCGATGCTGAAAACGTACCTGTAAAATATGGTCAGGATTTTACCAAACCAACATCTTACATTGAGCAGGCCAGGGCTGGCTTTCAGTTTGCGGCCAGGTACGGTTCAAGTACAGGCGTGGATGCATCTCAGCTCAGCGTAAATACCACGCAACGCTGGTATGGCGATGGTGTAAACACCGTAAAGCAGGGGATGGACCTAATTAAGTACATTGAATGTGATAACGAGCGCGACAAATGGTGGAAAGGCCGCAAGGCTTATCAAACCGCCTTTGAATATGCAGCCAACCTTTCTGCTTTCTATGATGGGCACAAGAATACCATGGGGCCGGGTGTGGGTGTTAAAAATGCCGACCCGAATATGAAAGTAGTAATGGCTGGTTTGGCTTCGCCCAATACCGATTACTTACGCGCCATGGTTGACTGGTGCAAGCAAAACCGGGGTTACAATGCCGACGGCAGCGTAAATTTATGCTGGGATGTAATTAATTACCACCTGTACTCAAACGATGCTAAATCATCACAGGGTGGAAACGCTACACGCGGCATGGCGCCCGAAACCGGTGAAACTGCCCAGGTAGCGCAAGGCTTTATTGCAGCCGCTCATCAATATGCTGCAGATATGCCGGTATGGGTTACCGAACTTGGATATGATGTTAACCAGGGTAGTTACTTAAAAGCTATTCCGATTGGCGACAAAACGGCGTTGCAAACCCAGGCCGACTGGATATTGCGTTCTGCGCTGTTGTATGCCCGGGTAGGTGCCGACCGTATTTTCTTTTACCAGGCTTATGACGATAACCCAAATAGTTCTATACAATTTGGATCATCTGGCTTGCTTAACCGCGATAAATCACGTAAGCCGGCGGGAGACTTCATTTACCAGGCGCAGCAATTGTTGGGTAATTATACTTTTAAACAAACTGTTCATAGCAACCCGATTGTAGACAGATATGAGAACAACGGGCAATCGGCCTATATGCTTGTTATACCTGATGAAAAGGGCCGATCGGCCGATTATACGCTTGATCTGGGCAATGCAGACTCAGCCAGCATATACACACCCAAAGTAGGAAGCGACCAGATGGAACTGAAAAAAGTGCAGATCAGTAATGGTCAGTTAGCGCTTACCGTTACCGAAACGCCTCAATTTGTGATACCCTCATCACCTAAAGCTTTTGAAACAGGAGAGATGTTAAAACTGGCCACTAAAGTTGCCAATAAAACCGACTCGGTGCAAAACGGTATCATAAGCAATACATTAAAGGTGTACCCTAACCCGGCTATTAATTATGTTGACGTAACATTTAACAATAAATTGAGTGGCAAAGTAGATATTAAAGTCTATGATGCGCGCACAGGACGGGCGTATCGCACTTATAGCTTTAACAAGCAAGCCGACGAGTTCTCGCAACGCATTGATTTAACGGGTACACCTTATGGCGTTTGCCTGGTAGAGATCAGGCAGGACCAGGCCATAGTTACCCGGAGGGTGATTAAATTAAACTAA
- a CDS encoding TspO/MBR family protein, protein MQINATLIVQSAEHRIFKLWPLIVSLLITLCIAVTASLFTIPQIPGWYSALNKPSFNPPNWLFGPVWSALYVMIAIAAYLVYQKRNSSAQYNSARIVYFVQLLLNFLWSAMFFGMHQIWGALVVIVLLLIAIVANIYYFGKYSKVAAGLLVPYLIWVSFASVLNLYIYLLNR, encoded by the coding sequence TTGCAGATTAATGCAACCCTCATTGTGCAATCTGCAGAACACCGTATTTTTAAATTATGGCCGTTAATCGTTAGCCTGCTTATTACGTTATGTATAGCTGTAACGGCGTCGTTATTTACTATACCGCAAATACCGGGCTGGTACAGCGCGCTTAACAAGCCATCTTTTAATCCGCCAAACTGGTTGTTTGGCCCTGTGTGGTCAGCATTATATGTAATGATTGCGATAGCCGCCTACCTGGTTTATCAAAAACGAAACAGTAGTGCACAATATAATTCAGCCCGGATAGTCTACTTTGTACAACTGCTGCTCAACTTTTTATGGTCTGCAATGTTTTTTGGTATGCACCAAATTTGGGGAGCGCTGGTTGTGATTGTATTGCTCTTAATAGCTATTGTAGCTAATATTTATTACTTTGGTAAGTATAGCAAAGTTGCGGCGGGGCTTCTTGTTCCCTATTTAATATGGGTAAGCTTCGCCTCGGTGCTAAATCTGTATATTTACCTGCTCAACAGGTAG
- a CDS encoding PA2169 family four-helix-bundle protein yields the protein MEGTLKNTADGLNHLIIIANDGKEGYLQATEIVGDSILKAVFARLAAERAEFADELRTLVQASGFEAETGGGPVGALHRVWVDIKTALVSNDEKSVLNECIRGDRAAETAYETVMDENTLTDEQRNILLKQLKLTRDALFSLQQELDRFAD from the coding sequence ATGGAAGGTACCCTTAAAAATACGGCCGACGGCTTAAATCATTTAATCATTATTGCCAACGATGGTAAGGAAGGCTATTTACAAGCTACAGAAATTGTTGGCGACTCCATATTAAAAGCGGTATTTGCCAGGTTGGCTGCCGAGCGGGCGGAGTTTGCTGATGAGTTACGCACGCTGGTACAAGCCAGTGGCTTTGAAGCCGAAACAGGTGGTGGACCGGTAGGCGCACTGCACCGGGTTTGGGTTGATATTAAAACAGCGTTGGTAAGCAACGATGAAAAGTCGGTATTGAATGAATGTATAAGAGGAGACCGCGCGGCAGAAACAGCTTACGAAACAGTAATGGATGAAAATACATTAACTGATGAGCAGCGAAACATTCTGCTTAAACAATTGAAGCTAACCCGCGACGCTTTGTTTTCATTACAGCAGGAATTAGATAGATTTGCAGATTAA
- a CDS encoding glycoside hydrolase family 43 protein, protein MLKITHLPAVALLSVAALASCQNAGNKTGIPGVTRKEIPKSKFISPPLVTHIYTADPSAHVFNGKVYIYPSHDIDTGTPENDNGDHFNMKDFHALSMDSVGGEVKDNGVALDIKNIPWAGRQLWAPDAAFEKGTYYLYFPVKDKQDIFRIGVATSKSPVGPFKAQPKPIEGSFSIDPCVFKDTDGSYYMYFGGIWGGQLQRWATGSYSGPNGSKTDLQKDDAPALTAKVAKLGANMLEFSEKPKDVIILDEQGKPLLGKDHDRRFFEGSWMYKYNNKYYFTYSTGDTHNLCYAIGTSPYGPFTYKGVILEPVQGWTTHHSIVQIKDKWYLFYHDTELSGKTHLRNVKVTELKHRPDGSIETINEFAK, encoded by the coding sequence ATGCTTAAAATCACCCATCTGCCTGCTGTTGCTTTGTTAAGCGTTGCCGCATTGGCTTCATGTCAAAATGCCGGTAATAAAACGGGCATACCTGGCGTTACCCGTAAAGAAATACCGAAATCAAAATTTATATCTCCACCATTAGTTACCCATATTTATACGGCAGATCCGTCAGCACATGTGTTTAACGGTAAGGTTTACATTTATCCATCTCACGATATTGATACCGGTACGCCCGAGAATGATAATGGCGACCATTTCAATATGAAAGATTTTCATGCGTTATCAATGGACAGTGTAGGTGGAGAGGTTAAAGACAACGGGGTAGCATTAGATATTAAAAACATTCCGTGGGCAGGTCGCCAGTTGTGGGCTCCGGATGCAGCCTTTGAAAAAGGGACTTATTACCTGTATTTTCCGGTTAAAGACAAGCAAGACATATTCCGTATCGGCGTAGCAACCAGCAAATCGCCGGTGGGGCCGTTTAAAGCACAACCTAAGCCAATTGAGGGAAGCTTTAGTATAGATCCTTGCGTTTTTAAAGATACCGACGGTAGTTACTACATGTATTTTGGTGGTATTTGGGGAGGCCAGTTACAGCGCTGGGCTACCGGAAGCTACTCAGGGCCTAATGGGTCTAAAACGGATTTGCAGAAAGACGATGCGCCGGCGTTAACAGCTAAAGTAGCTAAACTGGGCGCAAATATGCTCGAATTTAGCGAGAAACCTAAGGATGTAATTATACTGGATGAGCAAGGCAAGCCCTTGCTGGGTAAAGACCACGATCGTCGTTTTTTTGAAGGCTCATGGATGTATAAATATAACAATAAGTATTACTTCACCTATTCAACCGGCGACACGCATAATTTATGCTATGCTATTGGTACCAGCCCTTACGGGCCGTTTACTTATAAAGGCGTAATTCTGGAACCGGTACAAGGATGGACCACTCACCACTCTATTGTGCAAATTAAAGATAAATGGTATCTGTTCTACCACGATACGGAGCTATCTGGCAAAACTCACCTGCGTAATGTAAAAGTAACCGAACTAAAGCATCGTCCTGATGGCAGCATCGAAACCATCAACGAATTTGCTAAATAA
- a CDS encoding ATP-binding protein, translating into MNVAAMVPESDVIELLSDAYNCRGHNPNHSISLAKKALQISKDRSDQSLIGKSLNHLSLFYMIRGEYKRSISAAKEAMRYFKALKDERGIADAQYSIAGVYYKTDNYHLGLMHLIDSLVIYRKFNDYHNEARVQKSLGTIYEYFGDRKNAIRSYEASIEAAKKVKDADLIANAYNPLSGIYLKQNKIKKAMDIIQRSIAIKQKTGDVRGLAFALYGRGKVYAAQGLWHEAELDYQNALNIHQEMGERLGLAMAYCKLGELYIKTNRFDEAKHILEKAVQFSTQYNIIYIKFKSNYQLYQLYKSEQDTVKSLAYLEQYLHNKEAVINTQTLKIIENYELITRMESLEKAAQMEQERARIMENQARAEHTAKMKQNFLSTMSHEIRTPLNAVITITSLLSERIVDEEKQLMDSLKFASNNLLMIINDILDFTKLDTGKVNLECRPSSLIKLLNGLCEAFSKVGKAKGLECELIIDNRIADIYELDETKLSQILNNLIGNAIKYTNAGKVTTQVTLLSTEPEHDVIRFTITDTGIGIPEEFFAEMFDSFSQPKAITTRRQGGSGLGLAIVKKLVELHRSEVGFNSKIGQGSQFYFDIKFKKSSLLQKTPTKHLNQLQNKVALLADDNMINAMVARKLLSKWGILAEHAINGLDAVEKAQTKAFDFILMDIHMPEMNGFDATVHIRKNQNPNLLTPIFALTADITAENNEEYADYFTGFLRKPIEIEKLYEALLAVS; encoded by the coding sequence ATGAATGTAGCGGCTATGGTCCCTGAATCTGACGTAATTGAATTGCTCAGTGATGCCTATAACTGCCGTGGCCATAACCCTAATCATAGCATTAGCCTGGCCAAAAAAGCGCTTCAAATTAGCAAAGACCGAAGTGACCAAAGCCTCATAGGTAAAAGCCTTAACCACCTCTCGCTGTTTTACATGATTAGGGGTGAGTATAAGCGCTCCATTAGTGCAGCTAAAGAAGCCATGCGGTATTTCAAAGCGCTTAAAGATGAAAGAGGAATAGCCGATGCACAGTACAGTATAGCAGGTGTTTATTATAAAACAGATAATTATCATTTGGGCTTAATGCACCTTATTGATAGCCTTGTTATATACCGTAAGTTTAACGACTATCATAATGAGGCCCGTGTACAAAAGTCGTTAGGAACCATATACGAGTATTTTGGCGACCGTAAAAATGCAATACGCTCTTACGAGGCCTCGATTGAGGCAGCCAAAAAAGTAAAAGATGCAGATCTTATTGCCAACGCTTACAATCCGCTTTCGGGTATTTATCTTAAGCAAAATAAGATAAAAAAGGCGATGGACATTATACAACGGTCTATTGCTATCAAGCAAAAAACAGGCGATGTAAGGGGATTGGCATTTGCCCTCTATGGCCGCGGAAAAGTCTATGCAGCACAAGGACTTTGGCATGAGGCCGAGCTTGATTATCAGAACGCGCTTAATATACATCAGGAGATGGGCGAAAGGCTTGGCTTAGCTATGGCCTATTGCAAATTAGGCGAATTATATATCAAAACCAACCGGTTTGATGAAGCCAAGCACATACTCGAAAAGGCTGTTCAGTTCAGCACGCAGTACAATATCATTTATATCAAGTTCAAGTCTAATTACCAGCTTTATCAGCTTTATAAATCAGAGCAGGATACGGTTAAGTCGTTAGCATACCTCGAACAGTATCTGCATAATAAGGAAGCGGTTATTAACACGCAAACGCTCAAGATTATTGAGAATTACGAATTGATAACACGTATGGAGTCGCTTGAAAAAGCCGCTCAAATGGAGCAGGAGCGGGCCCGTATTATGGAGAACCAGGCCAGGGCTGAGCATACCGCAAAAATGAAGCAGAACTTTCTCTCCACCATGAGCCATGAAATTCGCACGCCGCTTAATGCTGTTATCACCATAACGTCACTATTAAGCGAACGCATTGTGGATGAGGAGAAGCAGTTGATGGATTCGCTCAAGTTTGCATCCAATAACCTGCTCATGATTATTAATGATATTCTGGACTTTACCAAACTGGACACCGGCAAAGTAAATTTAGAATGCCGCCCAAGCAGCTTAATTAAGCTGTTGAACGGCCTTTGCGAAGCCTTTAGCAAAGTAGGCAAAGCAAAAGGGCTGGAATGTGAACTAATTATAGATAACCGTATAGCCGACATTTACGAACTGGATGAAACTAAACTCTCCCAGATACTCAACAACCTGATCGGAAATGCTATAAAATATACTAATGCAGGTAAAGTAACAACACAAGTGACTTTGCTTTCGACCGAACCAGAGCACGATGTTATTCGCTTCACTATTACCGATACGGGCATAGGTATACCCGAAGAATTTTTCGCTGAAATGTTCGATAGTTTTTCGCAGCCTAAAGCAATTACTACGCGTAGGCAGGGTGGCTCAGGTTTAGGCTTGGCCATTGTTAAAAAGCTGGTCGAATTACACCGTAGTGAGGTGGGCTTTAATAGTAAAATAGGGCAGGGTTCGCAGTTCTACTTCGATATTAAATTCAAGAAAAGCAGCCTGCTACAAAAAACACCTACAAAGCATCTTAATCAGTTGCAAAACAAGGTGGCGCTCCTTGCTGATGATAATATGATCAACGCTATGGTAGCTCGCAAGTTATTGTCAAAGTGGGGGATATTGGCAGAGCACGCCATAAATGGGCTTGATGCAGTAGAAAAAGCCCAAACCAAAGCTTTCGACTTTATTTTAATGGACATACACATGCCCGAAATGAACGGCTTTGATGCTACCGTGCATATTCGTAAAAACCAGAATCCTAACTTACTTACGCCCATATTTGCTTTAACGGCAGATATAACGGCCGAGAATAACGAGGAGTATGCTGACTATTTCACCGGCTTTTTAAGGAAGCCAATTGAAATTGAAAAACTGTATGAGGCTTTATTAGCAGTGTCTTAA
- a CDS encoding pseudouridine synthase: MLSIIYRDEDLIAINKPNGLLVHRSPIAADASEFALQLLRNQINQHVYPVHRLDRKTSGVLLFALNKPAEIAMQQQFANNQVIKSYLAIVRGHTPETGAIDYPLKKENGTVQEAFTAYTTLAHTELPVALGKHPTSRYSLIRANPTTGRMHQLRKHFSHIFHPIIGDRTHGCNKQNKLFTETWEMNTMMLHAQQLQFTHPMNDKPITVQASLQSEFERMMLLMGWNDALIML, encoded by the coding sequence ATGTTATCTATAATTTACCGAGATGAAGATCTGATTGCCATTAATAAGCCTAATGGCCTGCTCGTTCACCGATCGCCTATTGCTGCTGATGCTTCGGAGTTTGCTTTACAACTGTTGCGCAATCAAATTAACCAGCATGTTTACCCCGTGCATAGGCTTGATCGTAAAACTTCTGGTGTATTGTTGTTTGCATTAAACAAGCCGGCAGAAATTGCCATGCAGCAGCAATTCGCCAACAATCAGGTCATAAAGTCTTATTTGGCGATTGTGCGCGGGCATACGCCCGAAACAGGCGCAATTGACTACCCATTGAAAAAGGAGAATGGCACTGTCCAGGAGGCCTTTACCGCTTATACAACACTTGCACATACAGAGCTGCCGGTTGCCTTGGGTAAACACCCTACCTCGCGTTATTCATTAATTAGGGCAAACCCGACCACCGGACGTATGCACCAATTGCGCAAGCATTTCAGTCATATCTTCCATCCTATTATAGGAGATCGTACGCACGGCTGCAATAAACAAAACAAGCTATTTACCGAAACATGGGAAATGAACACCATGATGTTACATGCACAGCAGTTACAATTTACACACCCTATGAACGACAAGCCAATTACCGTACAAGCGTCATTGCAATCCGAGTTTGAACGAATGATGTTGCTGATGGGATGGAACGACGCATTAATTATGCTCTAA
- a CDS encoding NUDIX hydrolase produces MKANNDIQKWKVLNEEDVSPSPWFPLLRHTVEIAEGQVIDDYYFSPLGDVVQVLALTPSHEVILVRQYKHGLGEILLELPGGMQQKGKSLIQSALNELEEEAGIKAHENQLISLGMIANNPTKTRQITYGYLLFNAEINSVQKFDITENIEVLTMPAPLVLQYVKEGKIWVTDSMNFILKAALQYPEIFGL; encoded by the coding sequence ATGAAGGCTAACAATGATATTCAAAAGTGGAAAGTTCTGAATGAAGAAGACGTGTCGCCAAGCCCTTGGTTTCCGCTATTGCGCCATACCGTTGAAATAGCTGAAGGTCAGGTTATAGACGATTACTACTTTTCACCACTGGGTGATGTGGTACAAGTGTTAGCGCTTACACCATCGCATGAGGTGATATTAGTAAGGCAATACAAACATGGCTTAGGCGAAATATTGCTCGAATTACCCGGCGGCATGCAGCAAAAAGGTAAGTCTCTTATTCAATCGGCTTTAAATGAATTGGAAGAGGAAGCCGGTATTAAAGCCCACGAGAACCAGCTGATATCATTAGGCATGATAGCCAATAATCCTACTAAAACCCGGCAAATCACCTACGGATATTTGCTCTTCAATGCGGAGATTAATTCGGTTCAGAAATTTGATATTACTGAAAATATTGAAGTGCTCACCATGCCAGCGCCCCTGGTATTGCAATACGTAAAAGAAGGTAAAATATGGGTAACTGATTCCATGAACTTTATACTCAAAGCAGCCTTGCAGTACCCGGAGATATTTGGGTTGTAA
- a CDS encoding DUF1501 domain-containing protein, giving the protein MVNRRCFLKSGGLALMGVGLMGGIPGFLAEAVAGEQIIKPYGKRKVLVCIFQRGAMDGLMAVTPFTDTYLKAARPTLFMSAAKASTTGKPLIDLDGHFGLHPAMQAFEPTFREKRLGIVHGIGSPNTTRSHFDAQDFMESGTPFNKGTASGWLNRAVGLLGHDAVTPFTAVSLTSAMPRSFYGDNPAVAISNLQDFAIQMQGNKAGANLAAKSFEDLYDKTSTGLLHNTGKESFDAVKMLQKADIKNYKPANNVTYPTSALGNSLKQIAQLIKMDVGLEVAFTESNGWDTHYNQGTENGIFARNVGDLSNSMMAFWNDLSAYQDDVTVMTMTEFGRTVHQNGTGGTDHGRASCNFILGNNVNGGLVHGNIKPLAVENLEDGRDLAVTTDFRSVFSEVADRQLKVNNDRLLFPDWKGEKIGVMKA; this is encoded by the coding sequence ATGGTAAACAGAAGATGCTTTTTAAAATCTGGCGGTTTAGCGTTAATGGGTGTAGGCCTTATGGGCGGTATACCTGGCTTTTTGGCCGAAGCCGTTGCCGGTGAGCAAATCATAAAACCTTATGGTAAACGTAAAGTGCTGGTGTGTATATTTCAGCGCGGCGCTATGGATGGCTTGATGGCCGTAACGCCATTTACCGATACGTATTTAAAAGCTGCGCGGCCCACGCTGTTTATGTCGGCAGCAAAAGCAAGTACCACTGGCAAGCCGCTAATTGATTTAGATGGTCATTTTGGTTTGCACCCGGCCATGCAGGCATTCGAACCAACGTTTAGAGAAAAGCGTTTAGGTATTGTACATGGTATTGGTTCACCTAACACCACCCGCTCTCACTTTGATGCACAGGACTTTATGGAGTCGGGCACGCCATTTAATAAAGGTACAGCCAGTGGCTGGCTTAACCGGGCTGTAGGTTTGCTGGGGCATGATGCCGTTACACCGTTTACGGCGGTAAGTTTAACTTCGGCTATGCCGCGTTCTTTTTATGGCGATAACCCGGCTGTAGCTATTAGCAACTTGCAAGATTTTGCCATACAAATGCAGGGTAACAAGGCGGGGGCTAACCTGGCTGCTAAAAGTTTTGAAGACCTGTATGATAAAACATCAACAGGCTTACTGCATAACACCGGCAAGGAAAGCTTTGATGCCGTAAAAATGCTGCAGAAAGCCGATATTAAAAATTATAAGCCGGCCAACAATGTAACTTACCCAACCTCGGCGTTGGGCAATTCACTTAAACAAATAGCCCAGTTAATTAAGATGGATGTGGGGCTTGAAGTGGCTTTTACTGAATCTAACGGATGGGATACCCATTATAACCAAGGCACAGAAAACGGTATTTTTGCTCGTAACGTTGGCGACCTAAGTAATAGCATGATGGCCTTTTGGAACGACCTGAGCGCTTATCAGGATGATGTAACCGTAATGACGATGACCGAATTTGGCCGTACCGTGCATCAAAATGGTACTGGTGGTACTGACCACGGTCGCGCCTCTTGTAACTTTATTTTAGGTAATAATGTTAATGGTGGTTTGGTACACGGTAACATTAAGCCGCTGGCTGTAGAAAATTTGGAGGATGGCCGTGACCTTGCTGTTACCACCGATTTCCGCAGCGTATTTAGCGAAGTAGCCGACCGCCAGCTTAAAGTGAACAATGACAGACTACTATTTCCGGATTGGAAAGGCGAGAAGATAGGTGTAATGAAAGCATAA